One genomic segment of Mustelus asterias chromosome 26, sMusAst1.hap1.1, whole genome shotgun sequence includes these proteins:
- the mrpl34 gene encoding large ribosomal subunit protein bL34m isoform X3 yields the protein MANETAGCWWQLAQFLAPVVPSGPGLCKFFSSLLSRPSGLLVPSSLVGRAEAGGLSSRLFPWSQGQVRTKTRGTEYQPKTIKRIRTHGWRKRISTRGGIELILRRMLKGRKSLTH from the coding sequence GTGGCAGTTAGCGCAGTTCTTGGCTCCTGTTGTGCCATCGGGACCCGGCTTGTGCAAGTTTTTCAGCTCCCTCCTGTCACGGCCCAGTGGCCTCCTGGTCCCGAGCTCCTTGGTGGGGCGGGCAGAAGCTGGTGGCCTGAGCTCCCGACTTTTCCCTTGGAGCCAGGGGCAAGTGCGGACCAAGACGCGCGGCACCGAGTACCAGCCAAAAACCATCAAGAGGATACGAACTCATGGCTGGCGGAAGCGGATCAGCACTCGGGGCGGCATCGAGTTGATACTGCGCAGAATGCTCAAGGGCCGGAAATCATTGACTCACTGA
- the mrpl34 gene encoding large ribosomal subunit protein bL34m isoform X2 — MVELLKGGMCKRWQLAQFLAPVVPSGPGLCKFFSSLLSRPSGLLVPSSLVGRAEAGGLSSRLFPWSQGQVRTKTRGTEYQPKTIKRIRTHGWRKRISTRGGIELILRRMLKGRKSLTH; from the coding sequence GTGGCAGTTAGCGCAGTTCTTGGCTCCTGTTGTGCCATCGGGACCCGGCTTGTGCAAGTTTTTCAGCTCCCTCCTGTCACGGCCCAGTGGCCTCCTGGTCCCGAGCTCCTTGGTGGGGCGGGCAGAAGCTGGTGGCCTGAGCTCCCGACTTTTCCCTTGGAGCCAGGGGCAAGTGCGGACCAAGACGCGCGGCACCGAGTACCAGCCAAAAACCATCAAGAGGATACGAACTCATGGCTGGCGGAAGCGGATCAGCACTCGGGGCGGCATCGAGTTGATACTGCGCAGAATGCTCAAGGGCCGGAAATCATTGACTCACTGA